A portion of the Vreelandella subglaciescola genome contains these proteins:
- a CDS encoding ComF family protein, with protein sequence MYTKVAGSLAALEKVLHRLLPGYCAFCLGAPEQGLSWCLPCYRALAWNVHGCRACGEPLGRARGLCRHCRDSPPAFDAACVPLVYEGAIRQLVQDFKFHASPRAGVLLTELFVSALDDRQAQALLPVPLHPARARERGFNQSQWLAEQIGSRLGLPVMKATRKADTPSQRALSRRARFANLADAFALPRALPARIAIIDDVVTTGATANALALAARKAGAREITIYALARTSLASP encoded by the coding sequence ATGTACACAAAAGTGGCGGGTTCGCTGGCCGCGCTGGAGAAGGTTCTGCACCGCCTGCTGCCGGGCTACTGCGCCTTTTGTCTGGGGGCGCCCGAGCAAGGGTTGAGTTGGTGTTTGCCCTGTTATCGGGCACTGGCGTGGAACGTGCACGGCTGTCGTGCCTGTGGCGAGCCACTGGGAAGGGCTCGCGGCCTGTGCCGGCACTGTCGCGACAGCCCGCCGGCTTTTGATGCGGCGTGCGTGCCGCTGGTGTATGAGGGCGCCATTCGTCAGCTGGTGCAGGACTTCAAGTTTCACGCGTCGCCCAGAGCCGGCGTGCTGCTCACCGAGCTGTTTGTCTCGGCGCTGGATGACCGTCAGGCGCAGGCACTGCTGCCGGTACCGCTGCACCCTGCGCGGGCCCGCGAGCGCGGATTCAATCAGTCGCAGTGGCTTGCCGAGCAGATCGGGTCGCGCCTGGGGCTGCCGGTAATGAAGGCGACGCGCAAGGCGGATACGCCCAGCCAGCGTGCGCTTTCACGCCGCGCACGGTTTGCCAATCTGGCCGACGCGTTTGCGCTGCCCCGAGCGCTGCCGGCACGCATTGCGATTATTGACGATGTGGTCACCACGGGAGCGACGGCGAATGCGCTGGCACTGGCGGCGCGAAAGGCCGGCGCACGAGAGATAACTATTTACGCGTTGGCGCGTACATCGCTGGCGTCGCCTTGA
- a CDS encoding serine/threonine protein kinase, translated as MTHAFSALSPATIVTAIESIGIYPAGEPFALNSYENRVLLFRDDERCGWVVKFYRPKRWTTAAIQEEHDYLHELLQAGVRVVAPLRLAGGQTLHHFGGFDFALFPQQAGQAPELDNPAHLFALGGVLGRLHTVASRQTFTHRRQLALASDVAEASAKVLKSGWLTKHQRRAYETVTSHLMKALEGHPTAPAKMIRCHGDCHLGNILGRDEAFTLVDFDDCLMAPAIQDIWMLLAIDEPAAWRAQLSEISEGYEEERPFPHAELDLIEPLRSYRLVRHSAWLAARWDDPAFPQAFPWLGESGYWDGHIRQLEQQRLQLKTPRWLA; from the coding sequence ATGACCCATGCGTTTAGCGCGCTATCGCCGGCTACCATCGTGACGGCTATCGAGTCGATCGGGATTTATCCGGCCGGTGAACCCTTTGCGTTAAACAGCTACGAGAACCGCGTGCTGCTGTTCCGCGACGACGAACGCTGTGGCTGGGTCGTCAAGTTTTATCGTCCCAAGCGCTGGACGACGGCGGCCATTCAGGAAGAGCACGACTATCTTCACGAACTTTTGCAGGCCGGCGTTCGCGTGGTAGCGCCGTTGCGCCTGGCCGGCGGGCAGACGCTGCATCATTTTGGCGGCTTTGATTTTGCGCTGTTTCCACAGCAGGCAGGGCAGGCCCCCGAGCTTGATAACCCCGCGCATCTGTTTGCACTGGGTGGAGTGCTGGGCCGGCTGCATACGGTGGCCAGCCGTCAGACGTTTACCCATCGGCGGCAGCTGGCGCTGGCGTCAGATGTGGCCGAAGCAAGTGCCAAGGTGTTGAAAAGCGGTTGGCTGACGAAACACCAGCGGCGCGCTTACGAAACGGTGACCTCACATCTCATGAAGGCGCTGGAGGGCCATCCCACGGCGCCGGCGAAGATGATCCGCTGTCACGGTGACTGTCACCTGGGTAATATTCTGGGGCGCGACGAAGCGTTTACGCTGGTGGATTTTGACGACTGCCTGATGGCGCCGGCGATTCAGGATATCTGGATGCTGCTCGCTATTGACGAGCCGGCCGCCTGGCGTGCCCAGCTGAGTGAGATCAGCGAAGGTTATGAAGAAGAGCGGCCATTTCCCCACGCCGAGCTTGATCTGATCGAGCCGCTACGCAGCTATCGGCTGGTGCGCCACAGCGCCTGGCTTGCCGCGCGTTGGGACGATCCCGCTTTCCCCCAGGCGTTTCCCTGGCTGGGTGAAAGCGGGTATTGGGACGGGCATATTCGCCAGCTTGAGCAGCAGCGGCTGCAGTTGAAAACGCCGCGCTGGCTGGCCTGA
- the folE gene encoding GTP cyclohydrolase I FolE, whose product MTDEIAQHYRQIMQHLGENPDREGLKDTPQRAAKAMQFLTAGYHQTLEEIVNGAVFESQTDEMVLVKDIELYSICEHHLLPFIGKCHVAYLPRGKVLGLSKFARITDMFARRLQIQENLTLQIAEAVQEVTDARGVAVVIEAQHLCMMMRGVEKQNSSMSSSVMLGAFRNNQPTRQEFLTLIS is encoded by the coding sequence ATGACCGATGAAATCGCGCAGCACTACCGCCAGATCATGCAGCATCTGGGCGAAAACCCTGACCGCGAAGGGCTGAAAGATACGCCCCAGCGAGCGGCCAAGGCGATGCAGTTTTTGACCGCCGGTTACCATCAGACGCTTGAAGAAATCGTCAACGGCGCCGTGTTTGAATCACAAACCGACGAGATGGTGCTGGTCAAGGATATTGAGCTTTACTCCATCTGCGAGCATCACCTGCTGCCGTTCATCGGCAAGTGTCACGTGGCGTATCTACCCCGGGGCAAGGTGCTGGGGCTGTCCAAATTTGCCCGTATTACCGACATGTTTGCCCGCCGCCTGCAGATCCAGGAAAACCTGACGCTGCAGATTGCCGAGGCCGTTCAGGAAGTGACCGATGCGCGCGGGGTGGCGGTCGTCATCGAGGCGCAGCACCTGTGCATGATGATGCGCGGGGTGGAAAAGCAGAACTCCAGCATGTCGTCGTCGGTCATGCTTGGCGCGTTTCGTAACAACCAGCCCACGCGCCAGGAGTTCCTGACACTTATCAGCTGA
- a CDS encoding NAD-dependent succinate-semialdehyde dehydrogenase: MESLKETQLYCPFAYIDGSWVAADSGEQISVYNPATNEVVGNVPRLGEAETLRAIDAADAAQPAWRAMTAQQRADLLLKWYDLMLEHQRDLAMLMTHEQGKPLKEAEGEIAYAASFLRWFAEEGRRAYGETIPAAKANQRIVITKQPVGVVGAITPWNFPAAMITRKAGAALAAGCTIVVKPASQTPFSATALALLAERAGIPRGVFNVVPGSAKDIAKALTQSPKVRKITFTGSTEVGSQLMTQAAENVQKISLELGGNAPFIVFEDADLDAAVEGAMAAKFRNAGQTCICTNRFLVQSSVVNAFCEKLAVAMHSELHVGDGEKANNNIGPLIDEAGVKKVTEHVKDAVDKGAELMLGGHPHPLGGNFFSPTLISGATPDMLVAQEETFGPLAAVFPFDDEESAIEMANDTRYGLASYFYSQNLARVWRVADALEYGMVGINTGAISNAAAPFGGMKASGLGREGGHQGLDEYLETKYLCMDIS; encoded by the coding sequence ATGGAATCGCTAAAAGAAACCCAGCTTTATTGCCCGTTTGCGTATATCGACGGCAGCTGGGTCGCCGCTGATAGCGGTGAGCAAATCAGCGTCTACAATCCTGCCACCAACGAAGTTGTCGGCAACGTGCCACGTCTGGGCGAAGCCGAGACCCTGCGGGCGATTGATGCCGCCGACGCGGCCCAGCCGGCCTGGCGCGCGATGACCGCGCAGCAGCGCGCCGATTTGCTGCTCAAGTGGTACGACCTGATGCTCGAGCATCAGCGGGATCTGGCCATGCTGATGACCCACGAGCAGGGCAAGCCGCTCAAGGAAGCCGAGGGCGAGATCGCCTACGCGGCGAGCTTTTTGCGCTGGTTTGCGGAAGAAGGGCGCCGCGCTTACGGGGAAACCATTCCCGCCGCCAAGGCCAACCAGCGCATCGTCATCACCAAACAGCCGGTGGGCGTTGTGGGCGCGATCACGCCGTGGAATTTCCCTGCGGCGATGATCACGCGCAAAGCCGGTGCGGCGCTGGCGGCGGGCTGCACGATTGTGGTCAAGCCGGCCAGCCAGACGCCGTTTTCGGCCACGGCGCTGGCGCTTTTGGCCGAGCGCGCGGGGATTCCGCGGGGCGTATTCAACGTGGTTCCCGGCAGCGCCAAGGACATCGCCAAAGCGCTGACGCAGTCGCCCAAGGTGCGCAAGATTACCTTTACCGGTTCCACCGAAGTGGGCAGCCAGCTGATGACCCAGGCCGCCGAGAACGTGCAGAAGATTTCGCTGGAGCTGGGCGGCAACGCGCCCTTTATCGTGTTTGAGGATGCCGATCTGGACGCCGCCGTGGAAGGCGCGATGGCGGCGAAGTTTCGCAACGCCGGGCAAACCTGCATCTGCACCAACCGTTTTCTGGTGCAGTCGAGCGTGGTCAACGCCTTCTGTGAAAAGCTCGCGGTGGCCATGCACAGCGAGCTGCACGTGGGTGACGGTGAAAAAGCCAACAACAATATCGGCCCGCTGATTGATGAAGCCGGGGTCAAGAAAGTTACCGAACACGTCAAGGATGCGGTCGACAAAGGTGCCGAGCTGATGCTGGGCGGACATCCGCATCCGCTGGGCGGCAACTTCTTCTCGCCGACGCTGATCAGCGGTGCGACCCCCGATATGCTGGTGGCTCAGGAAGAAACCTTCGGTCCGCTCGCCGCGGTGTTCCCGTTTGATGACGAAGAAAGCGCTATCGAGATGGCCAATGACACCCGTTACGGGCTGGCGTCGTACTTTTATTCGCAGAATCTGGCGCGTGTATGGCGCGTGGCCGATGCGCTTGAGTACGGCATGGTGGGCATCAATACCGGCGCAATCTCCAACGCCGCCGCGCCGTTCGGCGGGATGAAAGCGTCAGGGCTGGGGCGCGAAGGCGGCCACCAGGGGCTGGATGAGTACCTGGAAACCAAGTATCTGTGCATGGATATTAGCTAG
- the purH gene encoding bifunctional phosphoribosylaminoimidazolecarboxamide formyltransferase/IMP cyclohydrolase translates to MANTATPVRRALLSVSDKTGIVDFARGLSDHGVELLSTGGTFRLLQDNQVPVTEVSEHTGFPEIMDGRVKTLHPKIHGGILARRGQDDAVMAENDITPIDMVVVNLYPFAATVAKPDCSLTDAIENIDIGGPTMVRACAKNHAYTTIVVNTVDYARVLEELGAQQGQVSTATRFDLAVKAFEHTAGYDGAIADYLGRQINAEDANFPRTFNLQLAKKQDMRYGENPHQNAAFYVDPEASEPGVATAQTRQGKPLSFNNIADTDAAFECVKAFDDTACVIVKHANPCGVAVGKSAADAYDMAFKTDPTSAFGGIIAFNVALDADTARMIVDRQFVEVIIAPGIDDAAAAIVAEKRNVRLLDASAGWPIDAAAPALDYKRVNGGLLVQERDHGMVSRDELKVVSERAPSEQELDDLTFAWRVAKFVKSNAIVYAKGGQTVGVGAGQMSRVYSAKIAGIKAADENLSVPGSVMASDAFFPFRDGIDAAAAAGITAVIQPGGSMRDQEVIDAANEAGIAMVFTGMRHFRH, encoded by the coding sequence ATGGCTAATACCGCGACTCCCGTTCGCCGCGCTTTGCTAAGCGTTTCCGATAAAACCGGCATCGTTGACTTTGCCCGTGGCCTTAGCGACCACGGCGTCGAGCTGTTGTCCACCGGCGGTACTTTCCGCCTGCTGCAGGACAATCAGGTGCCCGTTACGGAAGTGTCCGAGCACACCGGCTTTCCGGAAATCATGGACGGACGGGTCAAGACCCTGCATCCCAAAATCCACGGCGGCATTCTGGCTCGCCGCGGGCAGGACGATGCGGTCATGGCGGAAAACGACATCACGCCGATCGATATGGTCGTGGTCAACCTGTATCCCTTTGCCGCGACCGTGGCCAAACCCGACTGCAGCCTGACTGACGCCATCGAGAACATCGACATCGGCGGGCCGACAATGGTGCGCGCCTGCGCCAAAAACCACGCCTACACCACCATTGTGGTCAACACCGTCGACTACGCCCGGGTGCTCGAAGAGCTGGGCGCACAGCAGGGTCAGGTCAGCACCGCCACGCGTTTTGATCTGGCGGTCAAGGCGTTTGAACATACCGCCGGCTACGACGGCGCCATCGCCGACTATCTGGGTCGTCAGATCAATGCCGAAGATGCCAACTTCCCGCGCACCTTCAACCTGCAGCTGGCCAAAAAGCAGGACATGCGCTACGGCGAAAACCCGCACCAGAACGCCGCGTTTTATGTCGACCCCGAGGCCAGCGAGCCCGGCGTGGCCACTGCACAGACGCGTCAGGGCAAGCCGCTGTCGTTTAACAACATTGCCGATACCGATGCGGCTTTCGAGTGCGTCAAGGCCTTTGACGACACCGCCTGCGTGATCGTCAAGCACGCCAACCCCTGCGGTGTCGCCGTGGGCAAAAGCGCCGCTGACGCCTACGACATGGCCTTCAAGACCGACCCCACCAGCGCCTTTGGCGGCATCATTGCGTTCAACGTCGCACTCGACGCCGACACTGCCCGCATGATCGTTGATCGCCAGTTTGTCGAAGTCATCATCGCCCCCGGGATTGATGACGCCGCCGCCGCGATCGTCGCGGAAAAGCGCAACGTGCGCCTGCTCGATGCCAGCGCCGGCTGGCCGATCGACGCCGCAGCGCCCGCGCTGGATTACAAGCGCGTTAACGGCGGGCTGCTGGTGCAGGAACGCGACCACGGCATGGTCAGCCGCGATGAGCTGAAAGTGGTCAGCGAGCGCGCACCCTCGGAGCAGGAATTGGATGATCTAACCTTTGCCTGGCGCGTGGCCAAGTTCGTCAAGTCAAATGCCATCGTCTACGCCAAGGGCGGCCAGACCGTGGGCGTCGGCGCGGGGCAGATGAGCCGCGTGTACTCCGCCAAAATCGCCGGCATCAAAGCCGCCGACGAGAATCTCTCGGTGCCCGGCTCGGTGATGGCGTCAGATGCCTTCTTCCCCTTCCGTGACGGCATCGATGCCGCCGCTGCTGCAGGCATTACCGCGGTTATCCAGCCGGGCGGCTCCATGCGCGATCAGGAAGTGATCGACGCGGCCAACGAAGCCGGCATTGCCATGGTGTTTACCGGTATGCGTCACTTTCGCCACTAA
- the fis gene encoding DNA-binding transcriptional regulator Fis has translation MTDRNLMSHGAHASAGLAHSTPPRAAAPDTPPQPLREAVETSMRRYFEHLDGGETSDLYAMVMAEVETPLLASVMEYTNGNQTRAAKVLGLNRGTLRKKLKAYGFIDSDAP, from the coding sequence ATGACTGACCGCAATCTGATGTCACATGGCGCTCACGCAAGCGCCGGCCTGGCTCACTCGACGCCGCCCCGCGCAGCAGCGCCGGATACACCGCCCCAGCCGCTGCGCGAAGCCGTGGAAACCTCCATGCGGCGCTATTTTGAACACCTCGACGGCGGCGAAACCAGCGACCTTTACGCCATGGTCATGGCCGAGGTGGAAACCCCGCTGCTGGCCTCGGTGATGGAATACACCAACGGCAACCAGACCCGCGCCGCCAAGGTATTGGGGCTTAACCGCGGCACCCTGCGCAAAAAACTCAAAGCGTACGGCTTTATTGATAGCGACGCCCCCTGA
- the dusB gene encoding tRNA dihydrouridine synthase DusB: protein MTPPSSAVSIGPYTLPNRVILAPMAGVTDRPFRQLCRRLGAGWVVGEMVTADPSLWHTRKSRQRMDHRGEPAPRVVQIAGGDAEMLAEAARLNAELGAEVIDINMGCPAKKVCRKAAGSALLRDERLVAEIVAGVVAAVDVPVTLKIRTGWCADSNNAVRVAKIAEDAGIQALAVHGRHRQQRYAGEAEYDTIAEVKSRVSLPVFANGDIDSPEKAARVLAYTQADALMIGRGAQGNPWIFEQVSHYLDHGIHMAPPTLDERHQVLGEHLATLHAFYGEVMGVRIARKHVGWYLAADTRFDAALQRTLKQQFNALDTPAAQFAWMNNAMAPDAPARLLAKGSHAA from the coding sequence ATGACACCACCATCATCGGCTGTTTCCATCGGCCCTTATACGCTACCCAACCGCGTGATACTCGCGCCGATGGCGGGCGTTACCGATCGCCCTTTTCGTCAGCTATGCCGGCGGCTGGGGGCCGGCTGGGTGGTGGGTGAAATGGTCACGGCCGACCCCAGCCTGTGGCATACACGCAAATCCCGGCAGCGCATGGATCATCGCGGCGAGCCCGCTCCCCGGGTGGTGCAGATTGCCGGCGGCGACGCCGAGATGCTCGCCGAAGCCGCGCGCCTGAACGCCGAACTGGGCGCCGAGGTGATCGATATCAACATGGGCTGCCCGGCGAAAAAAGTCTGCCGCAAGGCTGCCGGCTCGGCGCTTCTACGCGATGAACGGCTGGTCGCCGAGATCGTCGCAGGCGTAGTCGCCGCGGTGGACGTCCCCGTCACGCTCAAGATTCGCACCGGCTGGTGCGCCGACAGCAACAACGCCGTGCGCGTGGCCAAAATTGCCGAGGATGCCGGCATTCAGGCGCTGGCCGTGCACGGCCGCCACCGCCAGCAGCGCTACGCCGGCGAGGCCGAATACGACACCATCGCCGAAGTGAAATCCCGGGTGTCGCTGCCGGTGTTTGCCAACGGCGATATCGACAGTCCCGAGAAAGCCGCACGCGTTCTGGCCTATACTCAGGCCGACGCACTGATGATCGGCCGCGGTGCCCAGGGCAACCCGTGGATCTTCGAGCAGGTCAGCCACTATCTGGACCACGGCATTCATATGGCGCCGCCGACGCTTGACGAGCGCCATCAGGTACTCGGCGAACATCTTGCCACGCTGCACGCTTTTTACGGCGAGGTCATGGGTGTGCGCATCGCGCGCAAGCATGTGGGCTGGTATCTCGCCGCGGATACGCGCTTTGACGCCGCGCTCCAGCGCACTTTGAAGCAGCAGTTCAACGCGCTGGACACCCCGGCGGCGCAGTTTGCCTGGATGAACAATGCCATGGCGCCGGATGCCCCTGCGCGCCTGTTAGCTAAAGGAAGCCATGCCGCATGA
- the prmA gene encoding 50S ribosomal protein L11 methyltransferase: MPWLQLKAHVAPEQAEQLEELLLDEGATAIGLQDAEDDPVFEPERGTTPLWQDTVLTGLYDDLEGVGEMLERIHATWAEHFPGEPCPEIEYELLADRDWEREWMDSFEPLQMGQRLWIVPSWHTPPASDAVNLMLDPGLAFGTGTHPTTALCLAWLDALAVDGELAGTRVLDVGCGSGILAIAALKLGASHAVGTDIDPQALQASRDNAERNAVADADLALYYPEQLAEQLPDQRYPIVTANILAGPLIELAATIAGHVAPGGRIALSGILANQADDVSAAYEVQGLIIDEPEIREGWVRLTGTRPN, translated from the coding sequence ATGCCCTGGCTACAACTCAAGGCCCATGTGGCTCCCGAACAGGCCGAACAGCTGGAAGAGCTGTTGCTTGACGAAGGGGCGACGGCCATTGGCCTGCAGGACGCCGAAGACGACCCCGTATTCGAGCCCGAGCGCGGCACCACGCCGCTGTGGCAGGATACCGTGCTGACCGGCCTCTATGATGACCTGGAAGGCGTGGGCGAAATGCTGGAGCGGATTCACGCCACCTGGGCCGAGCATTTTCCCGGCGAACCCTGCCCCGAGATCGAATACGAGCTGCTGGCCGACCGCGACTGGGAACGCGAATGGATGGACAGCTTTGAGCCGCTGCAAATGGGCCAGCGGCTGTGGATCGTGCCCAGCTGGCATACTCCGCCAGCTTCTGATGCCGTCAACCTAATGCTCGACCCGGGGCTGGCCTTTGGTACCGGCACACACCCCACCACCGCGCTGTGCCTGGCCTGGCTGGATGCGCTGGCGGTAGACGGCGAGCTGGCCGGCACCCGCGTGCTCGACGTGGGCTGCGGTTCGGGCATTCTGGCCATCGCCGCGCTGAAGCTGGGGGCGAGCCACGCCGTGGGCACCGACATCGACCCTCAGGCGCTGCAGGCCAGCCGCGACAACGCCGAGCGTAACGCCGTTGCTGACGCCGATCTGGCGCTGTACTACCCTGAACAGCTCGCCGAACAGCTGCCTGACCAGCGCTACCCCATCGTCACCGCCAATATTCTGGCCGGCCCGCTGATCGAGCTTGCCGCCACCATTGCCGGCCACGTGGCACCGGGCGGGCGCATTGCGCTATCCGGTATTCTCGCCAATCAGGCCGACGATGTTAGCGCGGCCTATGAGGTTCAAGGGCTTATCATCGATGAGCCGGAAATTCGCGAAGGCTGGGTTCGCCTGACCGGCACACGCCCGAATTAA
- the accC gene encoding acetyl-CoA carboxylase biotin carboxylase subunit translates to MLDKVLIANRGEIALRILRACKELGIKTVAVHSKADRELMHVRLADEAVCIGPASSAQSYLHIPALISAAEVTDASAIHPGYGFLSENADFAEQVERSGFKFIGPRADTIRLMGDKVSAIRAMKEAGVPTVPGSNGPLGDDGDANLATARRIGYPVIIKAASGGGGRGMRVVHSEGSLLSAISITRTEASAAFGDGTVYMEKFLEKPRHVEVQVLADGQGNAIHLFDRDCSLQRRHQKVLEEAPAPGIDPAAREKVLTACRDACIDINYRGAGTFEFLYEDGEFFFIEMNTRVQVEHPVTEMVTGVDIVKEQLRIAAGMPLSITQDDVKINGHSFECRINAEDARTFMPSPGKITLYHPPGGLGVRMDSHLYTGYTVPPHYDSLIGKLITWGEDRDIALTRMRNALDELLVEGIKTNIDLHKDLVRDSYFRQGGVTIHYLEKKLES, encoded by the coding sequence ATGCTGGACAAGGTACTGATCGCCAATCGCGGCGAAATTGCCCTGCGTATTTTGCGCGCGTGCAAAGAGCTGGGCATCAAAACGGTCGCTGTGCACTCCAAGGCCGACCGCGAGCTGATGCATGTACGTCTCGCCGACGAGGCCGTATGTATTGGCCCGGCTTCCTCGGCACAGTCGTATCTGCATATTCCCGCGCTGATCAGCGCGGCTGAAGTCACCGATGCAAGCGCCATTCATCCCGGCTACGGCTTTCTTTCGGAAAACGCCGACTTTGCCGAACAGGTGGAACGCTCGGGCTTCAAATTCATCGGCCCGCGCGCTGACACCATTCGCCTGATGGGCGACAAGGTCAGCGCCATCCGGGCCATGAAAGAAGCCGGCGTACCCACTGTGCCCGGCTCCAACGGCCCGCTGGGCGACGACGGCGACGCCAACCTGGCCACCGCGCGGCGCATCGGCTATCCGGTTATCATCAAGGCCGCCTCCGGCGGCGGCGGGCGCGGCATGCGCGTGGTGCACAGCGAAGGCTCGCTGCTTTCGGCCATCAGCATCACCCGCACCGAAGCCAGCGCGGCGTTTGGTGACGGCACGGTTTACATGGAAAAATTCCTGGAAAAACCGCGCCACGTTGAGGTGCAGGTACTGGCCGACGGTCAGGGCAACGCCATTCACCTTTTTGATCGCGACTGCTCGCTGCAGCGCCGCCACCAGAAAGTGCTGGAAGAAGCCCCGGCGCCGGGTATCGATCCCGCCGCCCGGGAGAAGGTGCTCACCGCCTGCCGCGACGCCTGTATCGACATCAACTACCGCGGCGCGGGTACCTTCGAGTTTCTCTACGAAGACGGCGAGTTTTTCTTTATCGAGATGAACACCCGCGTGCAGGTCGAGCACCCGGTGACGGAAATGGTCACCGGCGTGGATATCGTCAAGGAACAGCTACGCATCGCCGCCGGCATGCCGCTGTCGATCACCCAGGACGACGTCAAAATCAACGGCCATTCCTTTGAGTGCCGCATCAACGCCGAAGACGCCCGCACCTTCATGCCCTCGCCGGGCAAGATCACGCTGTATCATCCGCCGGGCGGGCTGGGCGTGCGCATGGATTCGCACCTCTACACCGGCTACACCGTGCCGCCCCACTACGACTCGCTGATCGGCAAGCTGATCACCTGGGGAGAAGACCGCGACATCGCCCTGACGCGCATGCGCAACGCGCTGGACGAGCTGCTGGTCGAAGGTATCAAGACCAATATTGATCTGCACAAGGATCTGGTACGCGATAGCTACTTCCGCCAGGGCGGCGTCACTATCCACTATCTGGAAAAAAAGCTCGAGTCTTGA
- the accB gene encoding acetyl-CoA carboxylase biotin carboxyl carrier protein has translation MDIRKVKKLIELLEESNISEIEIQEGEESVRISRHPNGSAYAPQPMPQYAPPQQQAPDPAAPGHASPAPEAPAAPTYRGEAVNSPMVGTFYRSPAPGAKPFSDVGDTVKKGDTVCIVEAMKMMNQIEADRDGVVEAILVEDGEPVEFDQPMIVIA, from the coding sequence ATGGATATTCGCAAAGTCAAAAAACTGATCGAGCTGTTGGAAGAATCCAATATCAGCGAGATCGAGATTCAGGAAGGCGAAGAGTCGGTACGCATCAGCCGCCACCCGAACGGCAGCGCCTATGCGCCGCAGCCGATGCCGCAGTATGCGCCGCCCCAGCAGCAGGCGCCCGATCCCGCCGCGCCGGGCCATGCCAGCCCCGCGCCGGAAGCCCCAGCCGCGCCTACCTACCGCGGCGAAGCCGTCAACTCGCCCATGGTCGGCACGTTTTACCGCAGCCCGGCGCCCGGCGCCAAGCCCTTCTCTGACGTCGGCGACACGGTGAAAAAAGGCGATACCGTGTGCATCGTTGAAGCCATGAAGATGATGAACCAGATCGAAGCCGACCGCGACGGCGTGGTGGAAGCCATTCTGGTGGAAGACGGCGAACCGGTGGAATTCGATCAGCCCATGATCGTGATCGCCTGA